Proteins found in one bacterium genomic segment:
- a CDS encoding VOC family protein, translating to MHVILPFLLLTILAPVLADVDGTPGEETMADKPRISVNFIYNFTSSLEDTRHFYTDLLGMEEMAYKPEWNYLCYKFGDLEFMFFGAQGELAHPTEYADQPGWPGGTLETTSWSVQVPESDFAETVGRLKAGGVPTFSAKPEWRVDSYWGFTVRDPNGVTVEVYTTPQDKPVSKEWTD from the coding sequence ATGCACGTAATACTGCCTTTTCTTTTACTGACCATTCTCGCGCCGGTGCTCGCCGACGTGGACGGGACGCCGGGGGAGGAGACCATGGCCGATAAGCCGCGGATCAGCGTCAACTTCATCTACAACTTCACCAGCTCCCTGGAGGACACCCGGCACTTCTACACCGACCTTCTGGGGATGGAGGAAATGGCGTACAAGCCGGAGTGGAACTACCTGTGCTACAAGTTCGGCGACCTGGAGTTCATGTTCTTCGGGGCCCAGGGGGAGCTCGCGCACCCGACGGAGTACGCCGACCAGCCGGGCTGGCCGGGCGGCACCCTGGAGACGACGAGCTGGTCGGTGCAGGTCCCCGAGTCGGACTTCGCCGAAACGGTGGGGCGGCTCAAGGCCGGAGGCGTCCCGACCTTCAGCGCGAAGCCCGAGTGGCGCGTAGACAGCTACTGGGGTTTCACCGTGAGGGATCCCAACGGCGTCACCGTCGAGGTTTACACCACCCCCCAGGATAAGCCGGTCTCGAAGGAGTGGACCGACTAG
- a CDS encoding restriction endonuclease: MISYILEEVDPVALRDSLQDPDKATLLGTEKPSEVQTLDGLYEAVLDRILELDPEDFEILVTALLSTLGFEAQHVGRTGDGGIDAVGTLDVYGMARVELMVQCKRYKRDSRINPKQVRDFRGAVPQNSQACFITTAGYVKKSWEEATREGYKRIGLINGRQLVDILTEKYHDLPTELKDRLNLRLALFPE, encoded by the coding sequence ATGATTTCTTACATCCTGGAAGAGGTTGACCCAGTCGCGCTGCGCGACAGCCTCCAAGACCCGGATAAAGCCACTCTTTTAGGGACGGAAAAGCCGAGCGAGGTTCAAACGCTGGACGGGCTCTACGAGGCGGTGCTGGACCGGATCCTGGAGCTCGACCCCGAGGACTTCGAGATTCTGGTAACCGCGCTTCTCTCGACCCTGGGCTTCGAGGCCCAGCACGTGGGCCGCACCGGCGACGGCGGCATAGACGCCGTGGGGACCCTGGACGTTTACGGCATGGCCCGGGTGGAACTAATGGTGCAGTGCAAGCGCTACAAGCGTGATTCACGCATCAATCCCAAGCAGGTGCGGGACTTCCGCGGGGCCGTCCCCCAGAACTCCCAGGCCTGCTTCATCACCACCGCCGGCTACGTGAAAAAAAGTTGGGAAGAGGCCACCCGGGAGGGTTATAAGAGGATCGGCCTCATCAACGGCCGCCAGCTCGTGGACATCCTCACCGAGAAGTACCATGATTTACCGACCGAGCTCAAAGACCGCCTGAATCTGCGCCTCGCCCTTTTCCCCGAATGA